Proteins from a single region of Drosophila biarmipes strain raj3 chromosome 3R, RU_DBia_V1.1, whole genome shotgun sequence:
- the LOC108025151 gene encoding uncharacterized protein LOC108025151, translating into MWVHLMTLGCLLAQFVLGISGEFEAVNCSHPLVELTSCGRFSPNGCCAKGCVRNLRGRCVQEQCTSSWTAWLRKPVTMSCYFHWFLLIFAGIITAIMVGLVVCNVGFEVRRYLRQRSVERFRRFRDLSGVSIGSTQC; encoded by the coding sequence ATGTGGGTCCATCTAATGACCCTGGGCTGTCTGTTGGCCCAGTTCGTCCTCGGGATTTCGGGGGAGTTCGAGGCGGTGAACTGCTCCCATCCCCTGGTCGAGCTCACGTCCTGCGGCAGGTTCAGCCCCAACGGGTGCTGTGCCAAGGGGTGCGTGAGGAACCTCCGGGGGCGGTGTGTCCAGGAGCAGTGCACCTCATCCTGGACCGCCTGGCTGCGCAAGCCGGTGACCATGAGCTGCTACTTCCACTGGTTCCTGCTGATCTTCGCCGGCATCATCACCGCCATCATGGTGGGCCTGGTGGTGTGCAACGTGGGCTTCGAGGTGAGGCGCTACCTGCGCCAGCGGAGCGTCGAGCGGTTCAGGCGCTTCAGGGACCTGAGCGGGGTCTCCATCGGATCCACTCAGTGCTAG
- the LOC108025003 gene encoding uncharacterized protein LOC108025003 yields MEHTIALKLLLLLLFGESLALQLPSSESPSRSFGTPLESVSTKVLILSSVVVLTCVWLGCSYFMASHQQKAVEYLQKQLDELWLLQAKPSVWPHAPFIPNPREPNPPEYIPPKDPQEQEQEAIEAQERAEKARSFLEARSSEK; encoded by the coding sequence ATGGAACACACAATCGCCCTGAAGTTactgctgcttttgctgtttGGGGAGTCACTGGCACTCCAGCTGCCAAGCTCCGAAAGCCCCTCCAGATCCTTCGGCACCCCACTGGAGTCCGTTTCCACCAAAGTGCTGATCCTCTCCAGCGTGGTCGTGCTCACCTGTGTCTGGCTGGGATGCTCCTACTTCATGGCCAGTCACCAGCAGAAGGCAGTGGAGTACCTCCAGAAGCAGCTCGACGAACTGTGGCTGCTGCAGGCGAAGCCCTCCGTCTGGCCACATGCCCCCTTCATCCCCAATCCCCGGGAGCCGAATCCGCCGGAGTACATTCCGCCCAAGGATCCGCAGGAACAGGAACAGGAGGCCATCGAGGCGCAGGAGAGGGCCGAAAAGGCCCGGTCATTCTTGGAGGCCAGAAGCAGCGAAAAATAG